A genomic segment from Nocardia cyriacigeorgica GUH-2 encodes:
- a CDS encoding RNA polymerase sigma factor, with protein sequence MVRSGEQDRGRADRAAPAVTDAHIREVFRDNYGRAVASLTRVFGDIGLAEDAVQDAFTAAVARWPADGLPPSPPGWIITTARNRAIDRLRRDASRADRYAQAALLHARDEPAAPESVPDDRLRLIFTCCHPALAMNARVALTLRLLGGLSTAQIARAFLVSEQTMAQRIVRAKNKIRDAHIPYRVPGADELPQRVNSVLAVIYLIFTEGHTATDGAELVRGELCAEAIRLGRLMRELLPDDPEVLGLLALMLLTDARRAARTDADGTPIALADQDRSRWDRALIAEGHALVRECLRRNTPGPYQIQAAINAVHTDAATAEATQWSQIVRLYDQLTAIAPSPVVALNRAVAVAETDGPATALALLEDLPLADQHRFHAVRAELLRRLGRIDEARAAFEEAIRRTVNDAERRFLTRRRDRLSGFGR encoded by the coding sequence GTGGTGCGATCCGGCGAGCAGGATCGCGGCCGGGCCGACCGGGCGGCACCGGCGGTGACCGACGCGCACATCCGGGAAGTGTTCCGCGACAACTACGGTCGCGCGGTGGCCTCGCTGACCCGCGTCTTCGGCGATATCGGCCTCGCCGAAGACGCGGTGCAGGACGCGTTCACCGCCGCGGTGGCGCGCTGGCCGGCCGATGGGCTGCCGCCGAGCCCGCCCGGCTGGATCATCACCACCGCGCGCAACCGGGCGATCGACCGGCTGCGTCGCGACGCCTCCCGCGCCGACCGGTATGCCCAGGCCGCACTGCTGCATGCCCGCGACGAACCGGCGGCGCCGGAATCGGTACCCGACGACCGGCTGCGGCTGATCTTCACCTGCTGCCACCCGGCACTGGCGATGAACGCCCGGGTGGCGTTGACGTTGCGGTTGCTCGGCGGGCTGAGCACCGCCCAGATCGCCCGCGCCTTCCTGGTGTCGGAACAGACCATGGCGCAACGAATTGTGCGGGCCAAGAACAAGATTCGCGACGCACACATCCCGTATCGGGTGCCCGGCGCCGATGAGCTGCCGCAACGCGTGAACTCCGTGCTCGCGGTGATCTATCTGATCTTCACCGAAGGCCACACCGCCACCGACGGTGCGGAACTGGTGCGCGGCGAGCTGTGCGCCGAGGCGATCCGGTTGGGCCGGCTGATGCGCGAGCTACTGCCCGACGACCCGGAGGTGCTCGGCCTGCTGGCGCTGATGCTGCTCACCGACGCCCGCCGCGCGGCCCGCACCGACGCCGACGGAACACCGATCGCCCTGGCCGATCAGGACCGCAGCCGGTGGGACCGGGCGCTCATCGCCGAGGGCCACGCACTGGTCCGGGAATGCTTGCGCCGCAATACTCCCGGTCCCTATCAGATCCAGGCCGCGATCAATGCCGTGCACACCGACGCCGCGACCGCCGAGGCCACGCAGTGGTCGCAGATCGTGCGGCTCTACGACCAGCTGACGGCGATCGCGCCCAGCCCGGTCGTCGCCCTCAATCGGGCGGTGGCCGTCGCCGAAACCGACGGACCGGCCACCGCGCTGGCGCTGCTGGAGGATCTGCCGCTCGCGGACCAGCACCGGTTCCATGCCGTGCGCGCCGAGCTGCTGCGCCGGCTCGGCCGCATCGACGAGGCGCGGGCCGCGTTCGAGGAAGCGATCCGCCGCACCGTCAACGACGCCGAACGCCGCTTCCTGACCCGCCGCCGCGACCGGCTGTCAGGCTTCGGGCGATGA
- a CDS encoding YciI family protein has protein sequence MPQYLLGIYQPDTDEVPDNLDEIMRDLDALNTEIQEAGAWVFAAGLHAPSASTVVRAEGAQTLITDGPYIEAKEHIGGFTIIEVADLDEALRWASRLAGVVTLPIEVRPLAGG, from the coding sequence ATGCCGCAGTACCTGCTGGGGATCTATCAACCCGATACCGATGAGGTGCCCGACAATCTCGACGAGATCATGCGCGACCTCGACGCCCTCAATACCGAGATCCAGGAGGCCGGTGCGTGGGTGTTCGCGGCCGGGTTGCACGCGCCGAGCGCGTCGACGGTGGTGCGGGCGGAGGGAGCGCAGACGCTGATCACCGACGGGCCCTACATCGAGGCGAAGGAACACATCGGCGGCTTCACCATTATCGAGGTGGCCGATCTGGACGAGGCGCTGCGCTGGGCGAGCCGGCTGGCGGGGGTGGTGACGTTGCCGATCGAGGTGCGGCCGCTGGCCGGGGGGTAG
- a CDS encoding dihydrofolate reductase family protein — translation MSKIIAVVSLTLDGVMQAPGRAEEDPRDGFAHGGWAYRFTDEVQGRVMAEHMSGHSGALLLGRRTYLDFAGYWPHQSGNPFTEVLNKTDKYVASFTLSEPLPWQNSILLDGDAVAAVTRLRRERPELDLVVLGSGNLLQSLMAHDLVDEYLLQIHPLVLGSGRRLFDGRTTLGDLQLVDCVPTTTGVLIATYRTAERS, via the coding sequence ATGAGCAAGATCATCGCCGTGGTGAGCCTGACCCTGGACGGAGTCATGCAGGCGCCGGGCCGTGCCGAGGAGGATCCGCGCGACGGATTCGCCCACGGCGGCTGGGCGTACCGATTCACCGACGAGGTGCAGGGCCGCGTCATGGCCGAACACATGTCCGGGCATTCGGGCGCCCTGCTGCTGGGCCGGCGCACCTACCTGGATTTCGCGGGGTACTGGCCGCACCAGTCCGGCAACCCGTTCACCGAGGTGCTGAACAAGACCGACAAGTACGTCGCGTCGTTCACCCTGTCCGAACCGCTGCCCTGGCAGAACTCGATCCTGCTCGACGGGGACGCGGTGGCCGCGGTCACCCGGTTGCGGCGGGAGCGCCCCGAGCTGGATCTGGTGGTGCTCGGCAGCGGCAATCTGCTGCAATCGCTGATGGCGCACGACCTGGTCGACGAGTATCTGCTGCAGATCCATCCGCTGGTGCTCGGATCCGGCCGGCGGCTGTTCGACGGGCGCACCACGCTCGGCGATCTCCAGCTCGTCGACTGTGTGCCGACCACGACGGGTGTGCTGATCGCGACCTACCGCACCGCCGAGAGGAGCTGA
- a CDS encoding cation:proton antiporter — translation MVNLAEAGETATVAPIVSLFWIATAAVAAPLLARLLRGYVPDVVILLVSGVLLGQHALGLADTGGGVELLSELGLGMLFLLAGYELDPQLLGGKSGRTAWFTWLACLLMAMLFVALVARDAKFTAVAAVAIAMTSTALGTLLPIIKARGILDTGLGRAVLAHGAVGELGPVVAMSILLTSRNVGAAIVVLLLFAVAAGLIGLMHQHILDRVPAFGRLLTELSAGTAQLPVRVVFLLLLVLMTLAEEFGLDVVLGAFAAGIILRKLIGGERPEIGSSLETIGYGVLIPIFFVVSGMGIDVAAVAAEPVTWALFVLSIAVARGVPVWFSERFVQHGANLATPRERVQLALYAATGLPIIVAVTQVATSTGLMEQQLASTMVAAGATTVLVFPLLARWVGTRGDVSPDVTGHDEVTGDEVSGRGDAAGSGEVPASDE, via the coding sequence ATGGTGAACCTGGCCGAGGCGGGCGAGACCGCGACCGTGGCACCGATCGTGTCGCTGTTCTGGATCGCCACCGCGGCTGTCGCGGCGCCGCTGCTCGCCCGGCTGCTGCGCGGCTACGTGCCGGACGTGGTGATCCTGCTGGTGTCCGGGGTGCTGCTCGGCCAGCACGCGCTCGGGCTCGCCGACACCGGGGGCGGGGTGGAACTGCTCAGCGAGCTCGGACTCGGCATGCTGTTCCTGCTGGCCGGCTACGAACTCGATCCGCAGCTGCTCGGCGGCAAGTCCGGGCGCACCGCCTGGTTCACCTGGCTCGCGTGCCTGCTGATGGCGATGTTGTTCGTGGCGCTGGTCGCCCGCGACGCGAAGTTCACCGCCGTCGCCGCCGTCGCGATCGCGATGACCTCGACCGCGCTCGGCACCCTGCTGCCCATCATCAAGGCGCGCGGCATCCTCGACACCGGCCTCGGCCGCGCGGTGCTGGCCCACGGCGCCGTCGGGGAACTCGGTCCGGTCGTCGCCATGTCGATTCTGCTGACCAGCCGCAACGTGGGCGCCGCGATCGTGGTGCTGCTGTTGTTCGCGGTCGCGGCCGGGCTGATCGGCCTGATGCACCAGCACATCCTGGACCGGGTGCCGGCGTTCGGGCGGTTGCTGACCGAGCTGTCGGCCGGTACCGCGCAACTGCCGGTGCGGGTGGTGTTCCTGCTGCTGTTGGTGTTGATGACGCTGGCCGAGGAGTTCGGGCTCGATGTGGTGCTCGGCGCCTTCGCCGCCGGCATCATCCTGCGCAAACTGATCGGCGGTGAACGACCGGAGATCGGGTCCTCGCTCGAGACCATCGGTTACGGCGTGCTCATCCCGATCTTCTTCGTCGTCTCCGGAATGGGCATCGACGTCGCCGCCGTCGCCGCCGAACCCGTCACCTGGGCCCTGTTCGTGCTGTCGATCGCGGTGGCGCGCGGGGTGCCGGTGTGGTTCAGCGAGCGCTTCGTCCAGCACGGCGCCAACCTCGCCACACCCCGCGAGCGCGTACAGCTGGCCCTCTACGCCGCCACCGGCCTGCCGATCATCGTCGCCGTCACGCAGGTCGCCACGAGCACGGGCCTGATGGAGCAGCAATTGGCGTCCACCATGGTCGCCGCAGGCGCGACGACGGTGCTGGTGTTTCCGTTGCTGGCGCGGTGGGTGGGTACCCGCGGCGACGTTTCGCCAGATGTGACCGGGCACGACGAAGTGACCGGCGATGAGGTTTCCGGGCGGGGCGACGCGGCGGGTTCGGGCGAGGTGCCGGCGAGCGATGAGTGA
- the argC gene encoding N-acetyl-gamma-glutamyl-phosphate reductase, protein MVDSSDGPVVRVAVAGASGYAGGEVLRLLLGHPEYRTGRLVIGALTAGSNAGTRLGALQPHLLPLADRVLAPTTVEELAGHDVVFLGLPHGQSAAIAEQLPDSTVIIDCGADFRLTDAEAWEKYYGTPHAGSWPYGLPELPGGRERLRGATRIAVPGCYPTVASLALAPAIAAGIIEPNVNVVAVSGTSGAGRKLDVGLLGSEVMGSVRAYNIAGAHRHTPEIAQNLSAAGGTEVTVSFTPVLAPMPRGILATCTAPLRADAAEARAVYDKAYADEPFVHLLPEGVLPQTGAVLGSNAVALQVAVDEAAGLLVVIGAVDNLTKGTAGAAVQSMNLALGIEETAGLSTVGVAP, encoded by the coding sequence ATGGTTGATTCCTCGGACGGGCCCGTCGTGCGGGTCGCGGTTGCTGGTGCCAGCGGATACGCGGGCGGTGAGGTGTTGCGCCTGCTGCTCGGTCATCCGGAGTACCGAACCGGGCGCCTCGTCATCGGGGCGCTGACCGCGGGATCCAATGCCGGCACCCGGCTGGGAGCGCTCCAGCCGCATCTGCTGCCACTCGCGGACCGGGTGCTCGCGCCCACCACCGTCGAGGAACTGGCCGGTCACGACGTCGTCTTCCTCGGTCTGCCGCACGGGCAGTCCGCCGCGATCGCCGAGCAGCTGCCGGACTCGACGGTCATCATCGACTGCGGCGCCGATTTCCGGCTCACCGACGCCGAGGCCTGGGAGAAGTACTACGGCACCCCGCACGCAGGCAGCTGGCCCTACGGTCTGCCGGAACTGCCCGGCGGTCGCGAGCGGCTGCGCGGCGCCACCCGGATCGCCGTCCCCGGCTGCTATCCGACCGTGGCCAGCCTGGCCCTGGCGCCCGCCATCGCGGCGGGGATCATCGAACCGAACGTCAACGTCGTCGCGGTCAGCGGCACCTCCGGCGCGGGCCGCAAGCTCGACGTGGGCCTGCTCGGCTCGGAGGTCATGGGCTCGGTGCGCGCCTACAACATCGCGGGCGCGCACCGGCATACCCCGGAGATCGCGCAGAACCTCAGTGCCGCCGGTGGCACCGAGGTGACGGTCTCGTTCACCCCGGTGCTCGCGCCGATGCCCCGCGGCATTCTCGCCACCTGCACCGCGCCGCTGCGGGCCGATGCCGCCGAAGCGCGCGCCGTCTACGACAAGGCCTACGCCGACGAACCTTTCGTGCATCTGCTGCCCGAAGGCGTGCTGCCGCAGACCGGTGCCGTGCTCGGCTCCAATGCCGTCGCACTCCAGGTCGCCGTCGACGAGGCCGCGGGCCTGCTCGTGGTGATCGGCGCGGTCGACAACCTGACCAAGGGCACCGCGGGCGCCGCGGTGCAATCGATGAATCTGGCCCTCGGGATCGAGGAGACCGCAGGACTTTCCACCGTAGGAGTGGCACCGTGA
- the argJ gene encoding bifunctional glutamate N-acetyltransferase/amino-acid acetyltransferase ArgJ — MTTTDTADGKLIRTQGVTAPLGFRAAGIAAGIKANGNPDLALVFNEGPEYAAAGVFTRNKVKAAPVLWSQQVLKSGALRAVILNSGGANACTGPGGFQDAHRTAEELATALSNWGTETGAGEIAVCSTGLIGDRLPMDKLIPAVTEIVHEMGGGMSGGTDAAYAIMTTDTVPKEASFHHKNKWNVGGMAKGAGMLAPSLATMLVVLTTDAHATAEQLDQALRKATRLTFDRLDVDGSCSTNDTVLLLANGASEVTPTQDELDAAVLAVCDDLAAQLMADAEGVTKRVVVTVTGAVTEDEALIAARAVARDSLVKTALFGSDPNWGRVLAAVGIAPITLDPNVISVSFNRQPVCVDGMGAPGAREIDLSGADIEVLIDLRLGEGTASIRTTDLSHGYVEENSAYSS, encoded by the coding sequence GTGACGACAACCGACACCGCCGACGGCAAGCTGATCCGCACCCAGGGTGTGACGGCGCCGCTCGGTTTCCGCGCCGCGGGCATCGCCGCCGGGATCAAGGCCAACGGCAACCCCGATCTGGCGCTGGTGTTCAACGAGGGACCCGAATACGCCGCGGCGGGCGTGTTCACCCGCAACAAGGTGAAGGCCGCGCCGGTGCTGTGGTCGCAGCAGGTGCTGAAGTCCGGTGCGCTGCGCGCGGTCATCCTCAATTCCGGTGGTGCCAACGCCTGCACCGGGCCCGGGGGCTTCCAGGATGCGCACCGCACCGCCGAGGAACTGGCCACCGCGTTGAGCAATTGGGGTACCGAGACCGGCGCGGGCGAGATCGCGGTCTGCTCCACCGGACTGATCGGTGACCGGCTGCCGATGGACAAGCTCATCCCGGCCGTCACCGAGATCGTGCACGAGATGGGCGGCGGCATGTCCGGCGGCACCGACGCCGCCTATGCCATCATGACCACCGACACCGTGCCGAAAGAGGCGTCGTTCCATCACAAGAACAAGTGGAACGTCGGCGGGATGGCCAAGGGTGCGGGCATGCTCGCCCCGTCGCTGGCCACCATGCTGGTCGTGCTCACCACCGACGCCCACGCCACCGCCGAACAGCTGGATCAGGCGCTGCGCAAGGCCACCCGCCTCACCTTCGACCGGCTCGACGTGGACGGGTCCTGCTCCACCAACGACACCGTGCTGCTGCTGGCCAACGGCGCCAGCGAGGTCACCCCCACCCAGGACGAACTCGACGCCGCCGTGCTCGCGGTCTGTGACGATCTGGCCGCCCAGCTGATGGCCGACGCGGAGGGTGTTACCAAGCGGGTGGTCGTCACCGTCACCGGCGCCGTCACCGAGGACGAGGCGTTGATCGCCGCCCGCGCGGTGGCCCGCGACAGCCTGGTCAAGACCGCGCTGTTCGGCTCGGACCCGAACTGGGGACGGGTGCTCGCCGCCGTCGGCATCGCCCCGATCACCTTGGACCCGAACGTGATCTCGGTGTCGTTCAACAGGCAGCCGGTGTGCGTGGACGGCATGGGCGCACCGGGAGCGCGCGAGATCGACCTGTCCGGCGCCGATATCGAGGTGCTCATCGACCTGCGGCTCGGCGAGGGCACCGCGAGCATCCGCACCACCGACCTCTCGCACGGCTACGTCGAAGAGAATTCGGCCTACAGCTCATGA
- the argB gene encoding acetylglutamate kinase, translating to MTGDILHSLSALDKAHVLAGALPWLQKFHDKIVVVKYGGNAMIDDRLKRDFAADMAFLRTVGVHPVVVHGGGPQINAMLKRLGLTGEFRGGFRVTTPEIMDVVRMVLFGQVGRELVGLINAHGPYAVGISGEDAHLFTATRRTVDVDGEATDIGLVGDVTEVNPAAVLDLIGAGRIPVVSTIAPDADGIVHNINADTAAAALAEGIGAEKLVVLTDVEGLYTDWPDRSSLTSAIDADALAELLPRLDAGMVPKMEACLRAVRGGVPSAHVIDGRVPHSVLLELFTGEGIGTMVTPAAPGQTNENGAGA from the coding sequence ATGACCGGCGACATCCTGCACAGCCTCTCGGCGCTGGACAAGGCCCACGTCCTCGCCGGCGCGCTGCCGTGGTTGCAAAAGTTCCACGACAAGATCGTGGTGGTGAAGTACGGCGGCAACGCCATGATCGACGACCGGCTCAAGCGCGATTTCGCCGCCGACATGGCGTTCCTGCGCACCGTCGGCGTGCACCCGGTGGTGGTGCACGGCGGCGGCCCGCAGATCAACGCCATGCTGAAGCGGCTCGGGCTCACCGGTGAGTTCCGCGGCGGGTTCCGCGTCACCACACCGGAGATCATGGATGTGGTGCGGATGGTGCTGTTCGGCCAGGTCGGGCGCGAGCTGGTCGGGCTGATCAACGCGCACGGCCCGTACGCGGTCGGCATCTCCGGTGAAGACGCGCACTTGTTCACCGCCACCCGCCGCACCGTCGACGTCGACGGCGAGGCCACCGATATCGGCCTGGTCGGCGACGTCACCGAGGTGAACCCCGCCGCCGTGCTCGACCTCATCGGCGCGGGCCGCATCCCGGTCGTATCCACCATCGCCCCCGACGCCGACGGCATCGTGCACAACATCAACGCCGACACCGCCGCGGCCGCACTGGCCGAAGGCATCGGCGCGGAGAAACTGGTGGTCCTCACCGATGTCGAGGGCCTCTACACCGACTGGCCCGACCGCTCGTCGCTGACCTCGGCGATCGACGCCGACGCGCTGGCGGAGTTGCTCCCGCGCCTGGATGCGGGCATGGTGCCCAAGATGGAAGCCTGCCTGCGCGCGGTCCGCGGCGGGGTGCCGAGCGCGCACGTCATCGACGGGCGCGTCCCGCATTCGGTGCTGCTGGAACTGTTCACCGGAGAGGGCATCGGGACCATGGTCACTCCCGCGGCGCCCGGGCAGACGAACGAAAACGGAGCCGGAGCATGA
- a CDS encoding acetylornithine transaminase: MSTAELQQRWSAALMHNYKTPDIVLVRGAGAVVYDADGKRYVDFLGGIAVNSLGHAHPAILEAVTHQLGTLGHVSNIYGNEPVIELAERLLDHFGDGRTGDSKAFFCNSGTEANEAAFKIARLTGRRKIIACDEAFHGRTMGALALTGQPSKRAPFEPMPPGVVHVPYGDAAALERVVDADTAAVFLEPMMGESGVVVPPLDYLVRAREITAKHGALLILDEVQTGIGRTGKFYAHQAFGIVPDVITLAKGLGGGLPIGAVLATGKAAELLTPGLHGTTFGGNPVCAAAALAVLRTIDEQGLLAHVESLGKRLSDGIALLEHPLIDHVRGAGLLIGIVLTDEVAPQVEARAREAGYLVNPAKPNVIRLAPPLVLAETQSDNFVADLPEILDLAAADAKGASA, translated from the coding sequence ATGAGCACAGCGGAACTTCAGCAGCGGTGGTCGGCCGCGCTGATGCACAACTACAAGACCCCCGACATCGTGCTGGTGCGCGGCGCCGGCGCGGTGGTCTACGACGCCGACGGCAAACGCTATGTCGACTTCCTCGGCGGGATCGCCGTCAACAGTCTCGGCCACGCCCATCCGGCGATCCTGGAGGCGGTCACCCACCAGCTCGGCACGCTCGGGCACGTCTCCAACATCTACGGCAACGAGCCGGTGATCGAACTGGCCGAACGCCTGCTCGACCACTTCGGCGACGGCCGCACCGGCGACAGCAAGGCCTTCTTCTGCAATTCAGGCACCGAGGCCAACGAGGCCGCGTTCAAGATCGCCCGGCTCACCGGCCGGCGCAAGATCATCGCCTGCGACGAAGCCTTCCACGGCCGCACCATGGGCGCGCTCGCGCTCACCGGGCAGCCGTCCAAGCGGGCGCCGTTCGAACCGATGCCACCCGGCGTGGTGCACGTGCCCTACGGTGACGCCGCCGCGCTGGAGCGGGTGGTCGACGCCGACACCGCCGCGGTCTTCCTCGAACCGATGATGGGGGAGAGCGGTGTGGTCGTGCCGCCGCTGGACTACCTGGTGCGGGCCCGCGAGATCACCGCGAAGCACGGTGCCCTGCTGATCCTGGACGAGGTGCAGACCGGCATCGGACGCACCGGAAAGTTCTACGCCCACCAGGCCTTCGGCATCGTCCCCGATGTGATCACCCTGGCCAAGGGCCTCGGCGGTGGTCTGCCGATCGGTGCTGTCCTGGCCACCGGTAAGGCCGCCGAACTGCTCACCCCCGGGCTGCACGGCACGACCTTCGGCGGCAACCCGGTCTGCGCGGCGGCGGCGCTCGCGGTGCTGCGCACCATCGACGAGCAGGGCCTGCTGGCTCATGTGGAATCGCTGGGCAAGCGGCTCAGCGACGGCATCGCGCTGCTCGAGCATCCGCTGATCGATCACGTGCGCGGCGCCGGGCTGCTGATCGGCATCGTCCTCACCGACGAGGTGGCGCCGCAGGTGGAAGCACGCGCGCGGGAGGCCGGCTACCTGGTGAATCCGGCCAAGCCGAACGTCATCCGGTTGGCGCCGCCGCTGGTGCTCGCCGAAACCCAATCCGACAACTTCGTCGCCGATCTGCCCGAGATCCTCGATCTCGCCGCAGCCGACGCGAAGGGAGCCTCCGCATGA
- the argF gene encoding ornithine carbamoyltransferase yields MTLSDSTPVNGSTPATAVRHFLRDDDLTPSEQAEVLALAAELKGAPFARRPLEGPRGVGVIFEKNSTRTRFSFELGIAQLAGHAVVVDGRDTQLGREETLGDTGRVLSRYVDAIVWRTFEQTRLDEMAATATVPVVNALSDEFHPCQVLADLLTLTEHLGPLPGRKLAYFGDGANNMAHSLLLGGVTAGLHVTIAAPEGFAPLPWVVEAAQARAAETGASITLTDDPRIAAEGADALVTDTWTSMGQENDGLDRVGPFRRFQINAGLLAKARPNAVVLHCLPAHRGEEITDEVLDGPQSVVWDEAENRLHAQKALLVWLLDRQNGRR; encoded by the coding sequence ATGACGCTGTCCGATTCCACCCCCGTGAACGGCTCGACCCCGGCCACCGCCGTGCGGCATTTCCTGCGCGACGACGACTTGACGCCATCGGAGCAGGCCGAGGTGCTGGCGCTGGCCGCCGAACTCAAGGGCGCGCCGTTCGCGCGGCGTCCGCTGGAGGGTCCGCGCGGGGTCGGGGTGATCTTCGAGAAGAACTCCACCCGCACCCGGTTCTCCTTCGAGTTGGGGATCGCCCAGCTCGCCGGGCACGCCGTCGTCGTCGATGGACGTGACACCCAGCTGGGCCGCGAGGAAACCCTCGGCGATACCGGGCGGGTGCTCTCGCGTTATGTCGACGCCATCGTCTGGCGCACCTTCGAACAGACTCGGCTCGACGAGATGGCCGCCACCGCAACGGTTCCCGTGGTGAACGCGCTGTCGGACGAGTTCCATCCGTGCCAGGTGCTCGCCGATCTGCTCACCCTCACCGAGCACCTCGGCCCGCTGCCCGGACGCAAGCTCGCCTACTTCGGCGACGGTGCCAACAATATGGCGCATTCGCTGCTGCTCGGCGGTGTCACCGCGGGCCTGCACGTCACCATCGCCGCGCCGGAGGGTTTCGCGCCGCTGCCGTGGGTCGTCGAGGCCGCGCAGGCCCGCGCCGCCGAGACCGGTGCGAGCATCACCCTTACCGACGATCCGCGCATCGCCGCCGAGGGCGCCGACGCCCTGGTCACCGATACTTGGACGTCGATGGGCCAGGAGAACGACGGTCTCGACCGGGTCGGCCCGTTCCGCCGCTTCCAGATCAACGCCGGCCTGCTCGCCAAGGCGCGGCCGAATGCCGTTGTGCTGCACTGCCTGCCGGCTCATCGCGGTGAGGAGATCACCGACGAGGTGCTCGACGGCCCGCAGAGCGTGGTCTGGGACGAGGCCGAAAACCGCCTGCACGCCCAGAAGGCGCTGCTGGTGTGGCTGCTCGACAGACAGAACGGCCGACGATGA
- a CDS encoding arginine repressor, which translates to MSVPSSDTGAPGPATAATRAGRQSRIVALLSAHSVRSQTELAALLAAEGIETTQATLSRDLDELGAVKLRAADGGAGVYVVPEDGSPVRGVTGGTGRLSKLLGDLLVSTDASGNLAVLRTPPGAAHFLASALDRASLPYVVGTIAGDDTIAVIAREPMTGAELAAEIERLA; encoded by the coding sequence ATGAGTGTGCCCAGCTCCGACACCGGCGCCCCGGGTCCGGCCACCGCCGCGACCCGGGCCGGCCGCCAGTCGCGCATCGTGGCACTGCTGTCGGCCCATTCCGTGCGCAGCCAAACCGAACTCGCCGCCCTGCTCGCGGCCGAGGGCATCGAAACCACCCAGGCCACCCTCTCGCGTGACTTGGACGAACTCGGCGCCGTGAAACTGCGTGCAGCCGACGGCGGCGCCGGCGTCTACGTCGTCCCCGAGGACGGCAGCCCCGTCCGCGGCGTCACCGGCGGCACCGGCCGCCTGTCGAAACTCCTCGGCGACCTGCTGGTCTCCACCGACGCCAGCGGCAACCTGGCCGTCCTGCGCACTCCACCCGGCGCGGCGCACTTCCTCGCGAGCGCCCTGGACCGGGCGTCGCTGCCCTACGTCGTCGGCACCATCGCCGGTGATGACACGATTGCGGTCATCGCGCGAGAACCGATGACCGGAGCCGAACTCGCCGCCGAGATCGAACGCCTGGCCTGA
- a CDS encoding GYD domain-containing protein, whose amino-acid sequence MPKYLWRVSYTQDGASGLLAQGGSVRRAAITEMVESVGGHVEACYFAFGEDDLFVIGDAPDEVSAAALAIRTAASGAAISHTVPLLTPEQVDQAVARDVTYTPPTT is encoded by the coding sequence ATGCCGAAGTACTTGTGGCGGGTCAGCTACACCCAGGATGGGGCGTCGGGGTTGCTTGCGCAGGGCGGGAGTGTGCGGCGGGCGGCGATCACCGAGATGGTCGAGAGCGTGGGCGGGCACGTGGAGGCCTGTTATTTCGCGTTCGGCGAGGACGATCTGTTCGTGATCGGGGATGCGCCGGATGAAGTGTCGGCGGCCGCGCTCGCGATCCGGACCGCTGCGTCCGGGGCGGCGATATCGCATACGGTGCCGCTGCTGACGCCCGAGCAGGTGGATCAAGCCGTGGCGCGAGACGTCACCTATACGCCGCCGACTACGTAA
- a CDS encoding DedA family protein produces the protein MNFVHAMTQTETGDLDGLAGAAVRLMEQLGAPGAGLAVAAENLFPPIPSEVILPLAGFSASRGEISLVGAIVWTTIGSVFGALLLYLIGQAFGRRRMYALFDRLPLVNTADLARSEDWFARHGTKAVFLGRMVPLVRSLVSVPAGLEAMPVGRFLVLTAAGSALWNSTFVLAGYALGENWTRIEPYADFLQKLVIVAVVAAAGLFVLRRVRSVRAR, from the coding sequence ATGAACTTCGTACACGCCATGACACAGACCGAGACCGGTGATCTGGACGGGCTCGCGGGGGCCGCGGTGCGGCTGATGGAGCAGTTGGGTGCGCCGGGGGCGGGGCTCGCGGTGGCGGCCGAGAATCTGTTTCCGCCGATTCCGAGTGAGGTGATCCTGCCGCTGGCGGGGTTCTCGGCCTCGCGCGGTGAGATCTCGCTCGTGGGGGCGATTGTGTGGACCACGATCGGGTCGGTGTTCGGCGCGCTGCTGCTGTATCTGATCGGGCAGGCCTTCGGGCGCAGGCGGATGTATGCGCTGTTCGACCGGCTGCCCTTGGTGAACACCGCCGACCTCGCGCGCAGCGAGGACTGGTTCGCCCGGCACGGCACCAAGGCGGTATTCCTCGGGCGGATGGTGCCGCTGGTGCGCAGCCTGGTGTCGGTGCCCGCGGGCCTGGAGGCGATGCCGGTGGGACGTTTCCTGGTATTGACCGCCGCCGGAAGCGCGCTGTGGAATTCGACGTTCGTGCTCGCCGGTTATGCGCTGGGAGAGAACTGGACTCGCATCGAACCGTACGCGGACTTCTTGCAGAAGCTGGTGATCGTCGCCGTGGTCGCGGCCGCTGGGCTGTTCGTGCTGCGTCGCGTGCGGTCCGTGCGTGCCCGTTAG